GGGCTGCAAGGCCTGCTTCAAGTGCTTCGAGCTCAAGAACGACCACTGCATCATGGATAAAGACCTGCTCAACGAGACCCTCCAGGCTGTTCTGGAGGCCGACGCCCTGATCCTGGGTTCGCCCACCTACTTCGCGGACGTCTCCGCCGAGATGAAGGCCTTCATCGACCGCGCGGGCATGGTCTGCATCGCCAACGGCGGCCGCCTGGCGGGCAAGATCGGCGCGTCCGTAGTGGCCGTGCGCCGCGGCGGGGCCACCCACGTTTTCGACACCATGAACCACCTGTTCCAGATCTCGGGCATGATCATCCCCGGCTCAACCTACTGGAACATGGGCTACGGCCTGGCCCCGGACGACGTCTGCAAGGACGCCGAGGCCCTGCGTAACATGGGGCACCTGGGCAAGATGATCGCCTGGCTGGGCGAGGTGGTGGTGAAAAACAAGGCCACCATGCCCGCCATGCCCGCCGTGGGCGAAGGCTGAGGAGGCGCGCCATGCCGCAGGTGACCGTGGTGGCCACGCTGGTGGCCAAAAAAGGCTGCGACCAGGAGCTGGAGAAGCTGCTCAAGGGCCTTGTGGGGCACTCCCGCAAGGACGAAGGCTGCATCCAGTACGACCTGCATCGCGGTATCGAAGAGCCGCGCGTGTACGTGTTCTATGAGATATGGGAGAGCATGGAGCTTTTGCAGAAGCACTCCAAGGCCCCGCATCTGGAGGCGCTGCAGCGCGACGGGGCCGCCCTGATCGAAAGCAGGGACATCAAGGTGCTGGAGAAGATAGCATAAGAAGGGGAGGCGGGGAGCGCCTCCGGCGGCCAAAGGGCCTTCGGCCCTCTGGACTCTTTTTCCACTTCGCGTTCCATGCGACGAAGTTTTGTCTGAACAGCTCTATTAACCAAGAAGCCTCCCCGGCGTATCCGTCGGGGAGGCTTCTTTATTATGGCTGTTACCCGGAAATCCTGAATGGTTCCGCACGGGTGGCAGTCCGCCGAAGTGAAGGTTTGATTGGCCCGGTTGGCTTTGGCTTCCTGTCCCTTATGATTTTACTTGTCTCTGGAAGCTAAAGAACATCCAGGAGTAAGGTCTGAAATATACTCTAAAATGAGCTAAAATTCATCACAGGTACTAGTTGTTCCCATTAGAAGTATATGACTATATAGATTGACAAGGCTGGTGTGATATAGGTCAGCAGTCATTTGTCGTGCTAAGGCTGTGAAAACACTAAACAGAGAGGTGGTTATGCAGAACGTTGAGATTTTGCTTTCCCAGCTTGTAGCAGCTCAAATGGCAACGGCCCGCTATACGGCCTTAACTTTTTGGGTGGCTGCTAAAGGTTCACGTGAAACT
This sequence is a window from Fundidesulfovibrio soli. Protein-coding genes within it:
- a CDS encoding flavodoxin family protein: MKAIAINGSPRKGGNTETLLKAVLAPLEEAGWETSLVRIGGKKVRGCKACFKCFELKNDHCIMDKDLLNETLQAVLEADALILGSPTYFADVSAEMKAFIDRAGMVCIANGGRLAGKIGASVVAVRRGGATHVFDTMNHLFQISGMIIPGSTYWNMGYGLAPDDVCKDAEALRNMGHLGKMIAWLGEVVVKNKATMPAMPAVGEG
- a CDS encoding putative quinol monooxygenase; its protein translation is MPQVTVVATLVAKKGCDQELEKLLKGLVGHSRKDEGCIQYDLHRGIEEPRVYVFYEIWESMELLQKHSKAPHLEALQRDGAALIESRDIKVLEKIA